From one Brachypodium distachyon strain Bd21 chromosome 4, Brachypodium_distachyon_v3.0, whole genome shotgun sequence genomic stretch:
- the LOC112268629 gene encoding uncharacterized protein LOC112268629, with protein sequence MCTEKDEDPPPPPPFPPASPWRKPPPGSSSSGAPPPASAGAAWSSTLASSADSVRAHHPKPPPLCFFLDGHTACFSGLKNLDGYRISSAAITVSSSTGHQRQLLFSSPGRRTSTGLAIIPSAAITASTSSSTRSPVCASGRLGSLKGHQRQFPFPLPLGVHGRGNEEGVLGYVGQLSAQGGEMPSSAHCRSKE encoded by the exons ATGTGCACGGAGAAAGATGAG gatccgccgccgccgccgccctttcCCCCAGCCTCACCGTGGCGGAAACCTCCTCCTGGATCCTCTTCCTCTGGCGCGCCCCCGCCCGCAAGCGCTGGCGCCGCGTGGTCCTCGACGCTGGCTTCATCCGCCGATTCCGTGCGCGCGCACCATCCAAAGCCCCCGcccctctgcttcttcttggaCGGACACACCGCGTGTTTCTCCGGGCTGAAGAACCTCGACGGGTATAGGATTTCTTCGGCTGCCATCACGGTCTCTTCCTCGACTGGCCACCAGCGCCAG CTATTATTCTCTTCTCCGGGCCGAAGAACCTCTACAGGTTTAGCTATCATTCCTTCGGCTGCCATCACAGCCTCGACCTCTTCTTCGACTCGATCGCCGGTGTGTGCAAGTGGTCGTCTGGGATCCCTCAAGGGCCACCAGAGGCAgtttccttttcctcttccGCTGGGGGTACACGGACGGGGCAACGAAGAAG GTGTTCTAGGATATGTAGGCCAGTTGAGTGCTCAGGGAGGTGAGATGCCAAGCTCTGCGCATTGCAGAAGTAAGGAGTGA
- the LOC112272287 gene encoding uncharacterized protein LOC112272287 yields the protein MVRRRRPSSPEVQTPLNDEDLLQEILLCLPPQPSSILRAVAVSKRWRRVVLDAPFLRRFRACHRKPPLLGFFLRGVWNYPLSFVPVMDPPNRIHGARLFGPWGFDDGSKLLGCRHGLSLFLDWSRQVVLLWDPVTSHERRVSFPLPLGYTDYVVRKATTVVCADDEVGHVHGRGIGGADGGAGMINDI from the exons ATggtccgtcgccgccgcccctcctccccgGAGGTGCAAACCCCGCTGAACGACGAGGACTTGCTGCAGGAGATCCTCCTCTGCCTGCCCCCGCAGCCGTCGTCAATTCTGCGAGCCGTCGCCgtctccaagcgctggcgccgcgtcgtcctcgacgcccccttcctccgccgcttccGTGCCTGCCATCGGAAACCCCCGCTGCTCGGTTTCTTCCTCCGAGGTGTCTGGAATTACCCACTCTCGTTCGTGCCCGTGATGGACCCGCCCAATCGCATTCACGGCGCCCGCTTATTCGGGCCGTGGGGTTTCGACGATGGCTCGAAGTTGCTTGGATGCCGCCATggcctctccctcttcctcgactGGTCGCGACAAGTGGTCCTCCTGTGGGACCCCGTCACCAGCCATGAGCGTCGggtttcttttcctcttccgCTTGGGTACACAGACTACGTCGTTCGAAAAGCCACCACGGTCGTGTGCGCCGACGATGAAGTTGGCCACGTGCACG GCAGGGGAATTGGTGGTGCAGATGGTGGAGCTGGTATGATTAATGATATATGA